One window of Bacillus sp. THAF10 genomic DNA carries:
- a CDS encoding ABC transporter permease, which translates to MLRKIYLKELKDSFRDRRTLFLTVFLPIVMMTGLVLFYESMLSDGEGETFSLAVTESFGAEEEVLFAGMDNIEFVKGESPEEIVEDGNAQAALILDDSFFEKVKNGEQANVSLIGNSYSQNSSILMQQVTTALGNYEKKVISERLEAQGTSQDIIQPFMIEQKELTEESAGINMLAMLIPLILALSIGIGAGPAASDLFAGEKEKKTMEALLMTPVSRITLLFAKWLTISTIGALSGLVTLIVVALEINFLTENMKAGVTFGDSAALVIGAAIVVSVVYAMFIAALQMITSIIGKTVKESQSYSTPIMLIAVFPTMIISGIGINELALHHFVIPVMNIFTILKELSFGIVNFEHLGIMIGSNLLFIVVSLIAGRILFMKDKWVMN; encoded by the coding sequence ATGCTTCGTAAAATCTATTTAAAAGAATTAAAAGATTCCTTCCGTGATCGTAGGACCTTATTTTTAACTGTATTTCTACCAATTGTCATGATGACAGGTTTGGTCCTGTTTTATGAAAGCATGCTATCAGATGGGGAGGGGGAAACCTTCTCGCTTGCCGTCACAGAAAGCTTTGGAGCTGAAGAAGAAGTACTTTTTGCCGGAATGGATAATATCGAGTTCGTAAAAGGGGAAAGCCCAGAAGAGATTGTTGAGGATGGCAACGCGCAGGCCGCTTTAATTCTTGATGATAGTTTCTTTGAAAAAGTAAAAAATGGCGAACAGGCGAATGTCTCCCTTATCGGAAACTCCTATAGTCAAAACTCTTCTATTCTTATGCAACAAGTGACCACTGCGCTTGGAAACTATGAAAAGAAGGTCATTTCTGAGCGACTGGAAGCTCAAGGTACCTCTCAGGATATCATTCAGCCTTTTATGATTGAGCAAAAAGAGCTCACAGAAGAATCCGCTGGAATCAACATGCTAGCAATGCTCATCCCTTTAATTTTGGCTCTTTCCATTGGAATTGGCGCTGGCCCAGCGGCATCCGATTTATTTGCAGGTGAAAAGGAAAAGAAGACAATGGAGGCCCTTTTGATGACTCCAGTCAGCCGTATAACGCTATTATTTGCAAAATGGTTGACGATTTCCACAATCGGAGCACTCTCTGGATTGGTGACATTAATCGTGGTGGCGTTGGAAATCAACTTTTTAACCGAAAACATGAAGGCTGGGGTTACCTTTGGAGATAGTGCGGCACTTGTCATCGGTGCTGCCATCGTAGTTTCGGTCGTCTACGCCATGTTTATAGCAGCCCTTCAGATGATCACAAGCATTATTGGTAAAACAGTCAAGGAATCACAAAGCTATAGCACGCCTATTATGCTAATTGCCGTTTTTCCAACGATGATTATCTCTGGTATTGGCATAAACGAGCTTGCTTTGCACCATTTTGTCATTCCGGTGATGAATATTTTTACTATTTTAAAAGAATTAAGCTTTGGAATTGTGAACTTCGAACACTTGGGCATCATGATTGGAAGCAATCTTTTGTTCATTGTTGTCTCACTTATCGCTGGAAGAATCCTGTTTATGAAGGATAAATGGGTAATGAATTAA
- a CDS encoding PH domain-containing protein produces MAVNTLMTWTFLQETEVTKEIKDILIEDEIPEVAYKTIRDVAVVTNKRIIIADKQGLTGKKVEVYTIPFKSIVMYSSENGGMLDANAELELWTRAGTFKLNINKKVDIRKLDRLIAKHIL; encoded by the coding sequence ATGGCAGTAAACACATTAATGACTTGGACTTTCTTACAAGAAACAGAGGTAACAAAGGAAATTAAGGACATCTTAATTGAAGATGAAATTCCAGAGGTTGCCTACAAAACCATTAGGGATGTAGCAGTGGTGACGAACAAGCGAATCATCATAGCTGACAAGCAAGGCTTAACGGGCAAAAAAGTAGAAGTTTATACGATCCCGTTCAAATCTATTGTCATGTACTCCTCTGAAAATGGAGGGATGCTTGATGCCAATGCCGAGCTAGAGCTTTGGACAAGAGCAGGGACCTTTAAGCTTAACATTAACAAAAAAGTCGACATTCGAAAGCTGGATCGTTTAATAGCAAAACATATTCTCTAA
- a CDS encoding carbohydrate-binding protein: protein MYAHPNAGPFRQTQADQRLIFFYPRPRPYYPYYYPYYPAPYYYPYYYPRPRPYPYYRTVEQLPISSTEDSDLRASWREWEDLGAPLLGMKGAPAVSSWSENRLDTFVRGEDNRMWQKFWNGRRWSRWNDLGAPRGGLRSSPAAVSWGSNRIDTFARGANDGMWHKWWDGSRWSQWEDLGSPRGGFKGAPTVSSWSENRLDCFVQGLDNNMWHKWWDGSRWSQWENLGSPRGGLTSEPGAVSWGPNRIDCFVRGLNERMWHKWWDGSRWSQWENLSTPRGGFSGAPSAASWSDNRIDVFVKGDDDRMWQKSWNGLRWGNWSNLGAPRGGVQSSPAAVAWGPYRLDTFVRGNNKKMWHKWYA, encoded by the coding sequence ATGTATGCACATCCTAACGCCGGGCCATTCCGGCAAACACAAGCAGATCAACGTCTGATCTTTTTTTATCCTCGCCCACGACCATACTACCCGTACTATTACCCATATTATCCTGCTCCATATTATTATCCATATTACTACCCGAGGCCCCGTCCGTATCCATATTACCGGACGGTAGAGCAGCTGCCGATTTCCTCAACAGAAGATTCGGATTTGCGTGCTAGCTGGCGAGAGTGGGAGGATCTTGGAGCACCGTTGTTAGGAATGAAAGGGGCTCCGGCTGTCTCTTCTTGGTCGGAAAATCGGCTGGATACCTTTGTTCGTGGGGAAGATAACCGGATGTGGCAAAAGTTTTGGAACGGCAGACGATGGAGTCGTTGGAATGACTTAGGAGCGCCTCGTGGTGGGCTTCGTAGTTCCCCAGCTGCCGTGTCCTGGGGGTCAAATCGAATTGACACCTTTGCGCGCGGTGCCAATGATGGCATGTGGCATAAATGGTGGGATGGTTCTCGCTGGAGTCAGTGGGAGGACCTTGGCTCGCCACGAGGTGGGTTCAAAGGTGCACCAACGGTTTCCTCCTGGTCAGAGAACCGCTTGGACTGCTTTGTTCAAGGCCTAGATAACAATATGTGGCACAAATGGTGGGACGGCTCGCGCTGGAGTCAATGGGAAAATCTTGGCTCGCCACGAGGTGGCTTAACGAGTGAACCAGGTGCCGTATCTTGGGGACCTAACCGAATTGATTGCTTTGTGCGTGGCCTAAACGAGCGCATGTGGCACAAATGGTGGGACGGCTCACGTTGGAGTCAGTGGGAAAACCTTAGTACTCCAAGAGGAGGATTTTCCGGTGCTCCGTCCGCCGCCTCTTGGTCAGACAACCGAATTGATGTTTTTGTCAAAGGCGACGATGACCGGATGTGGCAAAAATCTTGGAACGGCCTGCGTTGGGGCAATTGGAGCAACCTCGGAGCACCACGCGGAGGTGTTCAATCATCTCCAGCGGCTGTCGCATGGGGACCATACCGTCTCGACACGTTTGTCCGTGGCAACAACAAAAAAATGTGGCATAAGTGGTATGCCTAA
- a CDS encoding GntR family transcriptional regulator has translation MRATDKIEKQLIKNILKADYKPGSQIPSERELATTFVVGRPVIREVLQRLERDGWLTIRQNQRATVNDYWKEGNLMTIVHILSQEDTVPDSFIIHLLELRKSLSPSYVKGAVQHQPLQVIGLLKESEQVPDEPSAFAKYDWNLQKGLASAAPNPIYLLILNSFQELYLKMATYYFEQKTYRDASRAYYAELIEVALKKDGNRAEELVEEMMEKSIEMWKKQYMKGEQRHEGTL, from the coding sequence ATGCGTGCAACAGATAAGATTGAAAAACAACTCATTAAAAACATTTTAAAAGCAGACTACAAACCTGGCTCACAAATTCCATCGGAAAGAGAGCTTGCAACAACGTTCGTAGTAGGCAGACCAGTCATTCGTGAAGTTTTGCAGCGTCTCGAACGCGATGGCTGGCTTACGATCCGCCAGAATCAGCGGGCGACTGTGAACGACTATTGGAAAGAAGGCAACCTGATGACCATCGTTCATATTCTAAGTCAAGAGGACACCGTCCCTGATAGTTTTATCATTCATCTTTTAGAATTGCGTAAAAGTCTTTCCCCATCCTATGTAAAAGGAGCAGTGCAGCATCAACCACTCCAAGTGATTGGTCTGTTAAAAGAAAGCGAACAAGTACCTGATGAGCCATCCGCGTTTGCCAAATATGATTGGAACCTTCAGAAAGGATTGGCATCAGCCGCTCCAAACCCTATTTATCTTCTAATTTTAAATAGTTTCCAAGAACTTTACTTAAAGATGGCTACCTATTACTTTGAGCAAAAAACATATCGAGATGCATCGAGAGCTTACTATGCGGAATTGATAGAAGTTGCCTTAAAGAAGGACGGGAATCGTGCGGAAGAGCTAGTAGAAGAAATGATGGAAAAGAGTATTGAAATGTGGAAAAAACAATACATGAAAGGGGAGCAAAGGCATGAAGGGACACTATAA
- a CDS encoding sterol desaturase family protein encodes MKGHYKEFFFFPDITVLVLLIGAGVTAQILHGVSWIITGVFLFGMLTFMFSEYLTHRFLFHIKAPKNPFLLKLIKRLHYDHHTNPNDLHLLFLPLWYSLPNLSIITLLFYLIVGNLWLTLAFATGLLTMFLLYEWKHYVAHRPIKPKTRFGRWVKKTHILHHFKNENYWYGVSTPFVDVLFGTLKDEKQVSTSKTAKDLESRG; translated from the coding sequence ATGAAGGGACACTATAAAGAGTTTTTCTTTTTCCCAGATATAACGGTGCTGGTATTGCTAATTGGAGCGGGTGTTACTGCGCAAATCTTGCATGGAGTAAGTTGGATTATTACAGGGGTATTTTTGTTTGGTATGCTTACTTTTATGTTTAGTGAGTACCTCACTCACCGATTTTTATTTCATATAAAAGCTCCAAAAAATCCTTTTCTATTAAAATTGATTAAAAGACTGCATTATGATCACCATACTAATCCAAATGATCTTCACCTCTTGTTTCTGCCGCTATGGTACAGTTTACCAAATTTATCCATTATAACACTACTTTTCTATTTAATCGTGGGCAACCTGTGGCTCACATTGGCTTTTGCAACAGGACTTCTTACCATGTTCCTTCTCTATGAATGGAAGCACTACGTTGCTCATCGTCCCATCAAACCAAAAACAAGATTCGGTCGCTGGGTCAAAAAGACGCATATTCTGCACCATTTCAAAAACGAAAATTACTGGTACGGCGTCTCCACCCCTTTCGTCGACGTCCTCTTTGGCACCCTTAAAGACGAAAAGCAAGTATCAACAAGTAAAACCGCCAAGGACTTAGAAAGTAGAGGGTAA
- a CDS encoding BCCT family transporter gives MGNSVFKISVGIALVFVVIGVLIPEQLGSAMTVAQGFVLEKFGWFYQLVATFFLLFAAFMIFSKFGKIKLGKENDKPEYSRPTWFAMLFSAGMGIGLLFYGVSEPVSHFATPPLGEGSTEQSAITGMRYTWLHWGLHAWAIYAIVALALAYQKFKNNAPGLMSATLRPVLGEKVKGPIGKTVDIVAVFATLFGVAASLGLGAQQINAGLEYLVGMPNNFTVQFIIMAIITVLFIVSATTGISKGIKYLSNINMSLAVILFFTMLILGPTLFLLNMFTTTLGSYIQNVGLMGLRLSPFDETEAAWTQGWTVFYWAWWISWTPFVGMFIARVSKGRTIREFTIAVLLVPTFVCAIWFTVFGGTGIYLEIIQGLDVSGQSLETAIFYVFQQLPFGIILSVLTVCLITTFFVTSADSATFVLGMQTTGGKLNPPNKVKVIWGIILVASTLVLMASGGLAGLQTAIIVSALPLTFIVLVMCYGLVKELNKDLKGLKKRGDGIKKAS, from the coding sequence TTGGGAAATTCAGTTTTTAAGATATCTGTAGGGATTGCCCTTGTGTTTGTCGTAATTGGTGTTTTAATTCCTGAACAATTAGGCAGCGCAATGACAGTAGCCCAAGGATTTGTACTAGAAAAGTTTGGCTGGTTTTATCAGCTAGTCGCCACGTTCTTCCTCTTATTTGCCGCTTTTATGATCTTCAGTAAGTTTGGAAAAATCAAGCTTGGAAAAGAAAATGACAAGCCAGAATACTCTCGTCCAACATGGTTTGCGATGCTATTTTCTGCTGGGATGGGAATTGGATTGTTATTTTATGGTGTTTCTGAACCAGTTTCACATTTTGCAACGCCACCGCTTGGAGAAGGTAGTACCGAGCAATCTGCCATTACCGGAATGCGGTATACATGGTTGCATTGGGGCCTTCATGCATGGGCGATTTATGCAATTGTCGCGCTTGCACTTGCTTATCAAAAATTTAAGAACAATGCGCCAGGACTTATGAGCGCCACGCTTCGACCTGTGCTTGGTGAAAAAGTGAAAGGACCAATCGGTAAAACGGTTGATATCGTTGCAGTCTTCGCTACGTTGTTTGGTGTGGCCGCGTCTTTAGGGCTTGGTGCACAGCAAATTAATGCAGGACTCGAATATCTTGTTGGGATGCCCAACAATTTCACGGTGCAATTTATTATTATGGCAATCATCACCGTTCTTTTCATTGTTTCAGCAACTACAGGAATCTCTAAAGGAATAAAATATTTAAGTAATATTAATATGTCACTTGCCGTTATTCTCTTTTTTACGATGTTAATTCTTGGCCCCACTTTGTTTCTATTAAATATGTTTACTACTACGCTCGGAAGCTATATTCAAAATGTCGGGTTAATGGGTCTGAGGCTTTCTCCTTTTGATGAAACCGAAGCTGCCTGGACACAGGGCTGGACCGTTTTTTACTGGGCTTGGTGGATTTCTTGGACACCGTTTGTCGGAATGTTCATTGCTCGTGTCTCTAAAGGGCGTACCATTCGAGAGTTTACCATCGCAGTATTACTTGTTCCGACTTTCGTTTGTGCAATTTGGTTCACCGTGTTCGGTGGAACAGGAATCTACCTAGAAATCATCCAGGGCTTAGATGTGTCCGGACAAAGTTTAGAAACAGCGATTTTTTATGTGTTCCAACAGCTACCATTTGGTATCATTTTATCGGTGCTAACGGTATGTTTAATCACAACGTTTTTTGTCACATCTGCAGATTCTGCAACCTTTGTACTTGGCATGCAAACGACGGGTGGAAAATTAAACCCTCCTAATAAAGTAAAAGTTATTTGGGGAATTATCCTTGTTGCTTCTACGCTAGTACTAATGGCCTCCGGTGGATTGGCTGGCCTGCAAACTGCTATCATAGTGAGCGCGCTCCCACTCACCTTTATTGTTCTTGTTATGTGCTATGGACTGGTAAAAGAATTAAACAAGGATCTTAAAGGACTGAAAAAAAGAGGCGATGGGATAAAAAAAGCAAGTTAA
- a CDS encoding 2-oxoglutarate dehydrogenase E1 component, translating to MSKVELEQIWERFYGPNMGYVYDMYEKFQVDPEAVDGSIRALFEELGAPPGMDSISSTDVGAAAGSSQQTAPQAAIKKVIAANKLLRNIRTLGHLAANINPMEKEIQSDIGFLDIETYGLNKEDLVQIPVDLVWEDAPEAISNAWEAYEHLKRIYTATIAYEFGHIHDEEEQNWLNSYIEKTRIERPLTKENRVDLLERLIAVDGFEKFLHKTFVGQKRFSIEGLDMLVPMFDKLIQSGCEDGTKNISIGMAHRGRLNVLAHVLGKPYELIFSEFHHSPNKELVPSEGSRGINFGWSGDVKYHMGADRQVTGEKEQMVRINLAHNPSHLEFVNPVVQGVARASQEDRSEKGYPKQNKQSSFSVLVHGDAAFPGEGVVAETLNLTKLKGYATGGTIHIIANNMLGFTTNYTDSRSTKYASDLAKGYEIPVIHVNADDPEACLSVMVFAYEYRKKFKKDIVIDLIGYRRYGHNEMDDANVTQPLLYEKINNHPTIAEKYGQELVSRSILTDEQVTAKKTEFMQKLQEIFDELRKEDENNVKIKQVPKPISDQVPDLDTAVPADLLKSINSNLVKYPEGFTVYPKLGRILKKRESLLANDNKVDWSLGETLAFASILADGTPIRLTGQDSERGTFSHRHLVLHDNKTGNRFIPLHELPEAKASLSLYNSALSETAVLGFDYGYSVQSPESLVIWEAQFGDFVNVAQVIIDQFIASGRAKWGQKSSLVMLLPHGYEGQGPEHSSGRVERFLNSAAENNWIVANVTSAAQYFHLLRRQAKLTTKEDARPLIVMTPKSLLRNSMTVSDLSELTDGQFKLLVEEPRTGQHKEKVKRLILCTGKVAVDLATKVEEMGAESVENIHIARVEQLYPFPQQEVEALAAQFPNLKEMVWVQEEPKNMGSWPVVKANLHEIAQANVSVDYIGRPKRSSPATGEPHIHKQEQAWIVEDSLNVNKGHGGENE from the coding sequence ATGAGTAAGGTTGAATTAGAACAAATTTGGGAGCGTTTTTATGGCCCAAATATGGGTTATGTGTATGACATGTATGAAAAATTTCAAGTTGACCCTGAAGCAGTGGACGGGTCTATTCGTGCGCTTTTTGAGGAGTTAGGAGCGCCTCCTGGAATGGATTCCATTTCCAGTACGGATGTCGGAGCTGCTGCTGGTAGTTCTCAGCAAACTGCACCACAAGCAGCAATTAAGAAGGTCATTGCTGCAAATAAGCTTTTGCGCAATATTCGTACGCTAGGTCACTTGGCTGCAAACATTAACCCAATGGAAAAAGAAATCCAATCAGACATTGGTTTCCTTGATATTGAAACGTACGGTTTAAACAAGGAAGACTTAGTGCAAATTCCAGTTGATCTTGTTTGGGAGGATGCTCCTGAAGCAATTTCTAACGCATGGGAGGCATACGAGCACCTCAAACGTATTTATACAGCGACCATCGCCTATGAATTTGGTCATATACATGATGAAGAGGAACAAAACTGGCTCAACTCTTATATTGAAAAGACAAGAATTGAGCGTCCGCTCACTAAGGAAAACCGTGTAGATCTATTAGAGAGATTAATAGCGGTTGATGGCTTTGAAAAATTCCTGCACAAAACATTCGTTGGTCAAAAACGATTTTCTATTGAAGGCTTAGACATGCTCGTTCCGATGTTTGATAAGCTCATTCAATCTGGCTGTGAGGACGGAACAAAGAACATCAGCATCGGTATGGCTCACCGTGGCCGCCTTAACGTGCTCGCTCATGTTCTTGGCAAGCCATATGAGTTAATTTTCTCTGAATTCCATCATTCACCAAACAAAGAACTCGTTCCATCTGAAGGCTCTCGCGGCATCAACTTCGGTTGGTCTGGAGACGTGAAATACCATATGGGTGCAGATCGTCAAGTAACAGGGGAAAAGGAGCAAATGGTTCGCATTAACCTTGCCCACAACCCAAGTCACTTAGAGTTTGTAAACCCTGTTGTTCAAGGAGTTGCCCGAGCATCTCAAGAGGATCGTTCTGAAAAAGGCTATCCAAAGCAAAATAAACAATCCTCCTTTAGTGTGCTAGTGCATGGGGATGCAGCATTCCCTGGTGAAGGGGTGGTAGCAGAAACGCTTAACCTAACCAAGCTAAAAGGATATGCAACAGGTGGAACAATCCATATTATTGCGAACAACATGCTTGGCTTTACAACAAACTACACGGATTCCCGTTCCACAAAATATGCAAGTGATCTGGCAAAGGGGTATGAAATCCCTGTCATTCACGTAAACGCAGATGATCCGGAAGCTTGTTTATCCGTCATGGTATTTGCATATGAATACCGCAAAAAATTCAAAAAAGATATCGTGATTGATCTCATTGGTTACCGTCGTTACGGACACAACGAAATGGATGACGCCAATGTCACGCAACCACTTTTATATGAAAAAATTAATAATCATCCAACCATCGCTGAAAAATATGGACAAGAACTGGTGTCACGCAGCATTTTAACGGATGAACAAGTAACAGCAAAGAAAACGGAGTTCATGCAAAAGCTACAAGAAATTTTTGATGAGCTTCGTAAAGAAGACGAGAACAATGTGAAGATTAAGCAGGTACCAAAGCCAATCAGTGACCAGGTTCCTGACTTAGACACAGCCGTTCCTGCAGATCTTTTAAAATCCATCAACAGCAATCTTGTAAAATACCCAGAAGGCTTTACCGTCTATCCAAAGCTTGGCCGTATTTTGAAAAAACGTGAAAGCTTGCTTGCAAATGACAACAAAGTAGATTGGTCGCTTGGCGAAACGCTAGCTTTCGCATCGATTCTTGCTGATGGAACGCCAATCCGTCTAACAGGACAGGATAGTGAACGTGGAACCTTCTCGCACCGTCATCTTGTACTGCATGACAACAAAACAGGAAACCGCTTCATTCCGCTTCATGAACTTCCAGAAGCAAAGGCGTCCTTGTCGCTTTACAACAGTGCCTTATCGGAAACAGCCGTTCTTGGTTTTGATTATGGATACAGCGTTCAATCTCCTGAGTCCCTAGTGATTTGGGAAGCGCAATTTGGTGATTTCGTTAACGTAGCTCAAGTTATTATTGATCAATTTATTGCATCTGGCCGTGCAAAATGGGGCCAAAAATCAAGCCTTGTCATGCTTCTGCCTCATGGCTATGAAGGACAAGGACCGGAGCACTCAAGTGGAAGAGTAGAGCGCTTCTTGAATTCGGCTGCGGAAAACAACTGGATCGTGGCAAACGTAACAAGTGCTGCGCAGTATTTCCATCTTTTAAGAAGACAAGCAAAGCTCACGACAAAAGAGGATGCAAGACCACTAATTGTCATGACACCAAAGAGCTTACTGCGTAATTCCATGACAGTTTCTGATCTATCAGAGTTAACAGATGGGCAATTCAAGCTGTTAGTAGAAGAACCGCGTACAGGTCAACATAAAGAAAAGGTGAAACGCCTAATTTTATGTACAGGAAAAGTGGCTGTAGATCTTGCAACAAAGGTGGAGGAAATGGGTGCTGAGTCTGTTGAAAACATCCACATCGCGCGTGTAGAGCAGCTTTATCCTTTCCCACAACAAGAAGTAGAAGCACTTGCAGCACAGTTCCCGAACTTAAAGGAAATGGTGTGGGTGCAAGAAGAGCCAAAGAACATGGGTTCATGGCCAGTTGTAAAAGCAAATCTGCATGAAATTGCTCAAGCTAACGTCTCTGTGGACTATATTGGACGTCCGAAACGTTCGAGCCCGGCAACAGGTGAACCTCATATTCATAAACAAGAACAAGCTTGGATTGTTGAAGATTCTTTGAACGTTAACAAAGGTCATGGAGGGGAAAACGAATGA
- the odhB gene encoding 2-oxoglutarate dehydrogenase complex dihydrolipoyllysine-residue succinyltransferase: MIEIKVPELAESITEGTIAEWLVKTGDTVEKGETIAELETDKVNIEIKSDHSGVLQELLAEPGDNVVVGQVIAKLGEEGAAPASAPKTEEASKAEEATPKAEEAPKAEPAKEAPAAEKSKSRTVASPAARKKARELGIDLDEISFRDPMGRVRVEDVEAHKQAQSAPAKKEETTKPAAPAAKPAVQEDDRIERVKMSRRRQTIAKRLVEAQHTAAMLTTFNEVDMTAVMDVRNRRKDAFFKKNGVKLGFMSFFTKAVIGALKSFPLLNAEIQGDEILLKKFYDIGVAVSTEEGLVVPVVRDADKLSFAGIEKEIGDLGKKARDNKLGLKDLQGGSFTITNGGIFGSLYSTPILNTPQVGILGMHTIQRRPVVVDDNDTVEVRPMMYIALSYDHRIVDGKDAVQFLVKVKQLLEDPEDLLLEG; encoded by the coding sequence ATGATTGAAATCAAAGTACCAGAACTAGCAGAATCCATCACAGAAGGCACAATTGCCGAATGGTTAGTAAAAACAGGCGACACAGTTGAAAAGGGAGAAACAATCGCAGAACTTGAAACAGATAAAGTAAACATTGAAATCAAAAGCGATCATAGTGGTGTGTTACAAGAGCTTCTAGCTGAGCCTGGTGATAACGTTGTCGTTGGTCAGGTTATCGCGAAGCTTGGTGAAGAAGGTGCTGCACCTGCGTCTGCACCAAAAACTGAAGAAGCATCTAAAGCAGAAGAGGCTACTCCAAAAGCGGAGGAAGCTCCTAAAGCAGAGCCAGCAAAAGAAGCACCTGCAGCTGAAAAATCAAAATCAAGAACAGTCGCTTCTCCAGCAGCACGTAAAAAAGCAAGAGAGCTAGGGATCGACTTAGACGAAATTTCCTTCCGTGACCCAATGGGCCGCGTTCGTGTGGAGGATGTAGAAGCGCACAAGCAAGCACAAAGCGCACCTGCTAAAAAAGAAGAGACGACTAAACCAGCGGCACCAGCTGCGAAACCTGCAGTACAAGAGGACGATCGTATTGAACGCGTGAAAATGTCCAGAAGACGTCAAACCATTGCGAAACGCTTAGTGGAAGCACAGCACACAGCAGCGATGCTCACAACCTTCAACGAAGTGGACATGACTGCGGTAATGGACGTTCGTAACCGCCGCAAGGATGCTTTCTTCAAAAAGAACGGCGTGAAGCTTGGTTTCATGTCCTTCTTCACAAAAGCAGTAATCGGCGCGCTTAAATCCTTCCCATTACTAAATGCGGAAATCCAAGGTGACGAAATCTTATTGAAAAAGTTTTATGACATCGGTGTAGCTGTATCAACAGAAGAAGGCCTTGTCGTTCCTGTTGTTCGCGACGCTGACAAGCTAAGCTTTGCAGGCATCGAAAAAGAAATCGGTGACCTTGGGAAAAAGGCTCGTGATAACAAACTAGGCTTAAAAGACCTACAAGGTGGCTCCTTCACCATCACAAACGGCGGAATCTTCGGCTCCCTGTATTCCACTCCTATCCTGAACACGCCTCAGGTTGGTATCCTTGGAATGCACACTATCCAACGCCGCCCGGTTGTAGTAGATGACAACGATACAGTAGAAGTAAGACCGATGATGTACATCGCTCTTTCCTACGATCACCGTATCGTCGACGGTAAAGACGCAGTTCAATTCCTTGTAAAAGTGAAGCAATTATTGGAAGATCCAGAAGACCTTTTATTAGAAGGTTGA
- the rpsN gene encoding 30S ribosomal protein S14, translating into MAKKSKVAKEKKRQQLVEQYAEIRRELKAKGDMEGLRKLPRDSSPTRLKNRCEVTGRPRGYIRKFNMSRIAFREYAHKGQIPGVKKASW; encoded by the coding sequence ATGGCAAAGAAATCAAAAGTGGCAAAAGAAAAAAAGCGCCAACAGTTAGTGGAACAATACGCAGAAATTCGTAGAGAGTTAAAGGCTAAGGGAGACATGGAAGGATTGCGCAAGCTGCCACGCGACTCTTCCCCAACACGTTTAAAAAATCGTTGTGAAGTAACCGGAAGACCAAGAGGCTACATCCGCAAATTCAACATGTCCCGTATCGCCTTTCGCGAGTATGCACACAAAGGGCAAATTCCAGGCGTGAAAAAAGCAAGCTGGTAA
- the pssA gene encoding CDP-diacylglycerol--serine O-phosphatidyltransferase has translation MQMRTRLIKSIPNMFTLGNLFCGFLSIGFAASGEYSNAAILILIGMMLDSMDGRLARMLNADGELGKELDSLADVVTFGVAPSFLIYYTYFFQFGFLGLSIAALFPLFGAYRLARFNINATKSTGKYFTGVPITAAGGILALLTLFGNFIPQIVTTVIFTAFCFLMISKIKIPSFKDVPLPKYGTIVTLFIGASLFMIYKGTYAQYPYLIYLALPLYIAYLAYRFVKVRGKNKRETD, from the coding sequence ATGCAAATGCGGACGCGTTTAATTAAAAGCATCCCAAACATGTTTACGCTTGGGAATTTATTTTGTGGATTTTTATCTATAGGATTCGCTGCAAGTGGAGAGTATAGCAATGCAGCGATTTTGATTTTAATAGGAATGATGCTTGACAGTATGGATGGTCGGCTTGCGCGGATGCTCAATGCTGATGGGGAGCTTGGAAAAGAGCTGGACTCTCTTGCGGATGTGGTGACGTTTGGAGTGGCGCCATCTTTCCTTATTTACTATACTTATTTTTTCCAATTTGGTTTTCTTGGCCTATCCATTGCGGCCTTGTTTCCTTTGTTTGGAGCATACAGGCTTGCAAGATTTAATATTAATGCAACAAAGTCCACTGGTAAGTATTTTACCGGTGTACCAATTACAGCAGCAGGTGGAATTTTGGCGTTGTTAACGCTATTTGGAAACTTTATTCCACAGATTGTGACAACGGTCATTTTTACCGCGTTCTGTTTCTTGATGATTAGTAAAATTAAGATTCCAAGCTTTAAGGATGTTCCTCTTCCGAAGTACGGAACCATTGTAACACTGTTTATTGGGGCGTCCTTGTTTATGATTTATAAAGGAACCTATGCGCAGTATCCATATTTAATCTATCTTGCCCTTCCTCTCTATATCGCGTACCTTGCCTACCGTTTTGTGAAGGTTCGTGGGAAAAATAAACGAGAGACTGATTAG